One genomic segment of Thermodesulfobacterium sp. TA1 includes these proteins:
- the hydE gene encoding [FeFe] hydrogenase H-cluster radical SAM maturase HydE, with protein MYKILSYRKSKPLNEETIIEKSLSGVGFTREELTFLLLEADPEWVYDIANKIRKQLKGNIVYLRAIIEFSNYCKNNCLYCGIRRDNKKLKRYRMNEDEILEVAEKLVNNGFRTIVLQSGEDPFWSAKKLSNVVRKLKKLDVAVTLSIGELSYEDYKLLRVAGADRFLLKHETIDEKLFSWLKPDTTLKERIQRLYWLKELGYEVGVGCIVGLPGQRIETLVDDLLFLQELKPNMVGHGPFIPHPQTPLASFPSGFPYLTLKLITLTRIILPKANIPATTALNVLAPDLRFKAFLVGANVLMPDLTPTKYKLHYEIYPGKGTYQTKLEDYFEFFEKINLRTDLRLN; from the coding sequence ATGTATAAAATCCTTTCTTACCGAAAGAGTAAACCACTGAACGAAGAAACAATAATAGAAAAATCCTTATCAGGGGTAGGTTTTACCAGAGAGGAGCTTACTTTCCTTCTTTTAGAGGCTGACCCTGAATGGGTTTATGATATTGCTAATAAAATAAGAAAACAATTAAAAGGAAATATAGTTTATCTTAGAGCAATCATAGAATTTTCTAACTATTGTAAAAATAATTGTCTTTATTGTGGGATAAGAAGGGATAATAAAAAACTTAAACGTTATCGCATGAATGAAGATGAAATCCTTGAGGTAGCAGAGAAACTGGTAAATAATGGCTTTAGAACTATTGTTTTACAATCTGGAGAAGACCCTTTTTGGAGTGCTAAAAAACTGAGTAATGTAGTAAGGAAACTTAAAAAGTTAGATGTAGCAGTTACTCTTTCTATAGGAGAATTAAGTTACGAAGACTATAAACTTTTAAGAGTTGCCGGGGCTGATAGGTTTTTACTTAAACACGAAACAATAGATGAAAAACTTTTTAGCTGGTTAAAACCAGATACTACCTTAAAAGAAAGAATTCAGCGTTTGTATTGGTTAAAGGAACTTGGATATGAAGTAGGTGTTGGATGTATTGTTGGTCTTCCAGGACAGAGAATAGAAACCTTGGTTGATGACCTACTTTTTTTACAAGAACTTAAACCAAATATGGTAGGGCATGGTCCTTTTATTCCTCATCCTCAAACTCCTTTAGCTTCTTTTCCTTCTGGATTTCCTTACTTGACCCTTAAACTTATTACCTTAACCAGGATAATTCTTCCTAAAGCCAATATTCCAGCAACTACCGCTTTAAACGTTTTAGCACCAGACTTAAGGTTTAAAGCTTTTTTGGTTGGTGCTAATGTTCTTATGCCAGACTTAACCCCGACAAAATACAAGCTACATTATGAAATCTATCCAGGAAAAGGAACATACCAGACTAAATTAGAAGACTATTTTGAGTTCTTTGAAAAAATAAACTTAAGGACCGACCTAAGATTAAATTAG
- the hydF gene encoding [FeFe] hydrogenase H-cluster maturation GTPase HydF yields MNIPRGQRLHIAFFGRRNVGKSSLINALTGQELAIVSDVPGTTTDPVIKAMEILPLGPVVVIDTAGIDDVGKLGELRKKKSYEVLNKTDLILLVIDPKIGLGEFEEEVIKRAQEYNTPIVYVINKIDLYPEAKNGAFLEPKVFVSALTGEGIDELKQVIIKHAPKDWALPTIVGDLINPGDVVFCVVPVDKAAPKGRLILPQQMVIRDIIDNEAIAFVVKERELAYALEQLKKKPSLVITDASVYTKVSADTPPDVRLTSFSILFARYKGDLQTLVEGILAIKNLKPGDKVLIAEACTHHPLEDDIGRVKIPRWLRAQVGQDLEIEVKAGGGPLPENLEEYKLIVHCGACMLNRKEMLSRIMQAKRAGVPIVNYGVILAHMHGILKKALSPFPRLQELVSLEEKGYKKIAEDLRCIKSFLTERVNH; encoded by the coding sequence ATGAACATCCCCCGAGGACAGAGGCTTCATATAGCCTTTTTTGGAAGAAGGAATGTTGGTAAGTCCTCTTTAATAAATGCTTTAACCGGTCAAGAACTTGCTATCGTATCAGATGTTCCAGGCACCACTACTGACCCGGTAATTAAGGCTATGGAAATTCTTCCTTTAGGCCCTGTCGTAGTTATAGATACTGCTGGGATAGACGATGTGGGAAAACTTGGGGAATTGAGAAAAAAGAAGTCTTATGAAGTTTTAAACAAAACTGACTTGATTTTATTAGTAATAGACCCCAAGATAGGTTTGGGTGAATTTGAAGAAGAAGTAATAAAACGGGCTCAAGAATATAATACACCAATAGTTTATGTAATTAATAAAATAGACCTTTATCCTGAAGCTAAAAATGGAGCTTTTTTAGAACCAAAAGTTTTTGTGAGTGCTTTAACCGGAGAGGGGATAGACGAACTTAAACAAGTAATCATAAAACATGCTCCTAAGGATTGGGCTCTTCCTACTATCGTAGGAGATTTAATCAATCCTGGTGATGTTGTGTTTTGCGTAGTACCGGTAGATAAAGCAGCACCTAAAGGAAGACTTATTTTGCCTCAACAGATGGTTATAAGGGATATTATAGACAATGAGGCAATAGCTTTTGTAGTAAAAGAAAGAGAACTTGCTTATGCTTTAGAACAGCTTAAGAAAAAGCCAAGTTTAGTAATAACAGACGCTTCTGTTTATACCAAAGTTTCAGCAGACACTCCACCTGACGTAAGACTTACCTCCTTTTCTATACTTTTTGCACGATATAAAGGCGATTTGCAAACTTTGGTAGAAGGGATACTTGCTATAAAGAACCTTAAACCCGGAGATAAGGTTTTGATAGCTGAAGCTTGTACCCATCATCCTTTAGAGGATGATATAGGAAGGGTAAAGATTCCAAGATGGCTTAGGGCACAAGTAGGCCAAGACCTTGAAATAGAAGTAAAAGCTGGAGGTGGCCCTCTTCCTGAAAACCTTGAAGAGTATAAGCTGATAGTTCATTGTGGAGCTTGTATGCTTAACAGAAAAGAGATGCTTTCAAGAATTATGCAGGCAAAAAGGGCAGGGGTTCCTATCGTAAACTATGGGGTGATATTGGCTCATATGCACGGAATTTTAAAAAAAGCCCTTTCTCCATTTCCTCGTTTACAAGAATTGGTTTCTTTAGAGGAAAAGGGATATAAAAAAATAGCAGAAGACCTAAGATGTATAAAATCCTTTCTTACCGAAAGAGTAAACCACTGA
- the hydG gene encoding [FeFe] hydrogenase H-cluster radical SAM maturase HydG produces the protein MFLSFEMAEGLNVGNQIIKEDEIERYLDNGKDFINDEEIWEKLKNANPDPVRVREILAKSLSIETLEPDELATLINVKDPELWEEMFATAREIKKKVYDNRIVTFAPLYCGNLCINNCLYCGFRRENKVIKRRVLTIEEVKREAEVLAGEIGHKRLIVVYGEHPATGAKYIRDTIEAIYSVKVKTKNGYGQIRRVNVNAAPMSIDELKMLKEVGIGTYQVFQETYHHETYAYVHPEGTVKHHYRWRLYCHHRALEAGVDDVAFGVLFRLYDWRFELMGLLYHARDLEKKFGIGPHTISFPRLEPAANTPFVQEARYKVSDEDFKKIICLIRLAVPYTGMILTAREPAPLRKEILALGIVTQTDASTRIGIGAYSDRYTEQELERQQFQLGDTRGLDEVIRELAEMGYITSFCTAGYRCGRTGERIMDLLKTGKERIFCKLNAVLTFKEWLDDFASEETKKVGEKVIQKEIEELKQMVSSGVYKKLLEYYQRIENGERDLYF, from the coding sequence ATGTTTTTAAGTTTTGAAATGGCAGAAGGGTTGAATGTGGGTAATCAAATCATAAAAGAGGACGAGATAGAAAGATATTTAGATAATGGAAAGGACTTTATCAACGATGAAGAAATTTGGGAAAAGCTAAAAAATGCTAATCCAGACCCAGTAAGGGTGAGAGAAATTTTAGCTAAATCTCTTTCTATTGAAACTCTTGAACCAGACGAACTTGCTACCTTAATTAATGTTAAAGATCCAGAACTTTGGGAAGAGATGTTTGCTACTGCAAGGGAAATAAAAAAGAAAGTTTATGACAACCGAATTGTTACCTTTGCACCGCTTTACTGTGGAAATCTTTGCATAAACAATTGTCTATATTGTGGTTTTAGAAGAGAAAATAAAGTCATCAAAAGAAGGGTTCTTACTATAGAAGAGGTTAAGCGTGAAGCAGAGGTTTTAGCAGGTGAGATAGGGCATAAAAGATTAATAGTTGTGTATGGAGAACATCCTGCTACCGGCGCAAAATATATAAGAGATACGATAGAAGCCATCTATTCGGTAAAAGTAAAGACTAAAAATGGATACGGACAGATACGCAGGGTTAATGTTAACGCTGCTCCTATGTCGATCGACGAACTCAAAATGTTAAAAGAAGTTGGTATAGGAACCTATCAAGTTTTTCAAGAAACTTATCATCATGAAACATATGCTTATGTTCATCCCGAAGGCACGGTTAAACATCATTATCGATGGAGGCTTTACTGTCATCATAGGGCTTTAGAGGCAGGGGTTGATGATGTAGCCTTTGGGGTTCTTTTTAGACTTTATGATTGGCGGTTTGAGTTGATGGGGCTTTTATATCATGCAAGAGACCTTGAAAAAAAGTTTGGAATAGGTCCACATACCATTTCTTTTCCAAGACTTGAGCCTGCTGCCAATACCCCTTTTGTTCAAGAAGCAAGATATAAAGTTTCTGACGAGGATTTTAAAAAAATAATTTGTTTAATAAGACTTGCTGTTCCCTATACAGGGATGATACTTACTGCGAGGGAGCCTGCTCCCCTAAGAAAAGAAATTTTAGCTTTAGGAATTGTTACCCAGACGGATGCTTCAACCAGAATAGGAATAGGTGCTTATTCCGATAGATATACAGAACAAGAATTAGAAAGACAACAATTTCAATTGGGGGACACCAGAGGTCTTGATGAAGTAATAAGAGAACTTGCTGAAATGGGATACATTACCAGTTTTTGTACTGCAGGATATCGTTGCGGAAGAACAGGAGAAAGGATCATGGATCTTTTGAAAACAGGTAAAGAACGTATCTTTTGTAAACTTAATGCTGTTCTTACGTTTAAAGAATGGCTTGATGATTTTGCTTCAGAAGAAACAAAGAAAGTAGGGGAAAAGGTGATTCAAAAAGAAATAGAAGAATTAAAACAAATGGTTTCATCAGGTGTTTATAAAAAACTTTTAGAGTATTATCAGAGGATTGAAAATGGAGAAAGAGACCTTTATTTCTAA
- a CDS encoding sulfite exporter TauE/SafE family protein produces MKLRIEFWGQEFYANMIVGAIGGFLIAVASSLGGFGGGPFVVPLMTVIMGLPIYVVVGSSLLAIFFNTLMASSRYFLFGQTDLLLFAVMAVGAIAGGFIGPRIAKRLSPIWVKRVAAIGITYLGLKLLNILP; encoded by the coding sequence ATGAAGTTAAGGATAGAGTTTTGGGGACAAGAGTTTTATGCTAACATGATAGTTGGTGCCATAGGAGGTTTCTTAATCGCTGTTGCTTCAAGTTTAGGTGGTTTCGGAGGAGGACCTTTTGTGGTTCCACTTATGACGGTTATCATGGGACTTCCGATTTACGTAGTAGTTGGAAGTTCTCTTTTAGCCATCTTTTTTAACACCCTTATGGCAAGCTCACGTTATTTCCTCTTTGGACAAACCGACCTTTTGTTGTTTGCCGTAATGGCTGTAGGAGCAATAGCCGGTGGATTTATAGGACCAAGAATTGCTAAAAGATTAAGTCCCATTTGGGTTAAAAGAGTAGCTGCAATCGGTATAACCTATCTCGGATTAAAACTTTTAAATATTCTTCCTTAG
- a CDS encoding iron hydrogenase small subunit, producing MGEITRRDFIKILGISSVVLGVGLPETVYSQETTKNFFETSVGREKLELIKARQTNLYKDDKIVREKFKLAASHENPMIKKFYQEFAHYPLSEISEMLLHTHYKKRG from the coding sequence ATGGGAGAAATAACCAGAAGAGATTTTATAAAGATTTTAGGAATAAGTTCTGTGGTTTTAGGGGTTGGGTTGCCTGAGACAGTATATTCACAAGAAACAACCAAAAACTTTTTTGAGACCTCTGTAGGTAGGGAAAAGCTTGAACTTATTAAAGCCAGACAAACCAATCTTTACAAAGACGATAAAATAGTGAGAGAAAAGTTTAAATTGGCGGCAAGTCATGAAAACCCTATGATAAAGAAATTTTATCAAGAATTTGCCCATTATCCGTTAAGTGAAATAAGCGAGATGCTTTTACATACTCATTATAAAAAAAGAGGATAA
- a CDS encoding NADH-dependent [FeFe] hydrogenase, group A6: MKEVQLTIDGITVKVPEGITVLEAAKKVGIKIPTLCYLDGVGLRHIKHDVGACRVCVVEIEGKNDLVSSCNTPVEEGMVVYTHTPRVLSARKMNLELMLSDHHLDCPTCSKNGICELQALCAELNIREIRPKGEKKTYEIDDSSPSIVRNPNKCILCQRCITACKVLQTVDVLEIYGNGFEAIVRPLGGKPLIETKCVACGQCALVCPTAAIVEKDDTYLVWEALKDPKKHVVVQTAPATHVTIGEAFGLPRGTDITGKMVTALKMLGFDAVFDTNWSADLTIMEEGYELIHRIKNDGVLPQFTSCSPGWIKFVEEFYPDLIPHLSTCKSPQQMFGAIAKTYYAEKKGINPEDIFVVSIMPCTAKKYEAARPEMVSARKYWNNPNISRDVDVVLTSRELIRMFKEAGIDFANLPDSPYDPIMGEGTGAAQIFGATGGVMEAALRTAYEVVTGKTLPKLDFEEVRGMKDIKEAVVEMNGLTVKVLVAHSLGAARRLMDKIREGELKDYHFIEVMACPGGCIGGGGQPIPTTVEAREERIRGIYERDRKLPIRKSHENSEVQAIYQEFLREPLGEKSHKLLHTHYTRRG; the protein is encoded by the coding sequence ATGAAAGAAGTGCAATTAACCATCGATGGAATAACCGTTAAAGTTCCTGAAGGGATAACCGTTTTAGAGGCTGCTAAAAAGGTAGGGATAAAGATTCCTACTCTTTGTTATTTGGACGGGGTAGGGTTGCGTCATATAAAACATGATGTAGGTGCTTGTAGAGTTTGTGTGGTTGAGATCGAGGGTAAAAACGATTTGGTTTCATCTTGTAATACCCCGGTAGAAGAGGGAATGGTGGTTTATACGCATACTCCAAGGGTGCTTTCTGCAAGAAAGATGAACCTTGAGCTTATGTTAAGTGATCATCATTTGGACTGCCCTACTTGTTCTAAAAATGGAATATGCGAGTTACAAGCTTTATGTGCTGAACTCAATATAAGAGAGATAAGACCAAAAGGGGAGAAAAAAACTTATGAAATAGATGATTCTTCTCCTTCTATCGTAAGAAATCCTAACAAGTGTATTTTGTGTCAAAGATGTATTACTGCTTGTAAAGTTTTACAAACGGTTGATGTGTTAGAGATTTATGGTAACGGGTTTGAGGCAATAGTAAGACCTTTGGGTGGCAAACCCCTTATTGAAACCAAGTGTGTAGCTTGTGGGCAGTGTGCTTTGGTGTGTCCTACGGCGGCGATTGTAGAAAAAGACGATACTTATTTAGTTTGGGAGGCTTTGAAAGATCCCAAAAAACATGTAGTGGTTCAAACTGCACCTGCAACCCATGTAACCATCGGTGAGGCTTTTGGGTTGCCTCGCGGTACAGACATTACAGGAAAAATGGTTACCGCACTTAAAATGCTTGGGTTTGATGCAGTTTTTGATACTAATTGGTCTGCTGACCTTACTATTATGGAAGAAGGATACGAATTAATCCATAGGATTAAAAACGATGGAGTGCTTCCTCAGTTTACTTCGTGTTCTCCTGGATGGATTAAGTTTGTTGAAGAGTTTTATCCTGACCTGATACCTCATCTTTCAACCTGTAAGTCTCCACAGCAGATGTTTGGAGCAATAGCAAAAACCTATTATGCAGAAAAGAAAGGAATAAATCCTGAGGACATTTTTGTGGTTTCTATCATGCCTTGTACTGCCAAGAAGTATGAAGCAGCTCGTCCTGAGATGGTTTCTGCCAGAAAGTATTGGAATAATCCTAATATTTCCAGAGATGTAGATGTGGTGCTTACTTCAAGAGAACTCATCAGGATGTTTAAAGAGGCTGGGATAGATTTTGCGAACCTTCCAGATAGTCCTTATGATCCTATTATGGGAGAAGGTACCGGTGCTGCTCAAATTTTTGGGGCTACCGGAGGGGTGATGGAGGCAGCTTTAAGGACAGCCTATGAAGTGGTTACAGGAAAGACTTTGCCTAAGCTTGATTTCGAAGAAGTAAGGGGTATGAAAGATATTAAAGAGGCTGTAGTTGAGATGAACGGGTTAACGGTAAAGGTTTTGGTAGCCCATTCCTTAGGTGCGGCAAGAAGGTTGATGGATAAAATAAGAGAAGGTGAGTTAAAGGATTATCATTTTATAGAAGTAATGGCTTGTCCTGGAGGATGTATAGGAGGTGGAGGTCAACCTATTCCTACTACTGTAGAAGCTAGAGAAGAGCGTATTAGAGGAATTTATGAGAGGGATAGAAAATTACCTATCAGGAAGAGCCATGAAAATTCAGAAGTTCAGGCAATTTATCAAGAATTTTTAAGAGAGCCTCTTGGAGAAAAATCTCACAAACTTTTACATACCCATTACACCCGTAGAGGATAA
- a CDS encoding [Fe-Fe] hydrogenase large subunit C-terminal domain-containing protein, whose protein sequence is MVGKVRTFKAEKGITQDVGTYRKGELKGILRINEDLCVGCDTCKSVCPAKAINGNLGEKHSIDFDRCIICGQCLVNCPFDAIEQMSFVDEVVGKLKDKQTKVVAIIAPAVRVAIAEEFGAKPGTLTVGKLWRALKKAGFEIYDNNFAADQTILEEGTELLARIAAHAGLKKLPVFLWDKKIELDVEEFKHKPLPQFTSCCPGWVRYAEIYYPDLLPYLSSCKSPQQMAGATAKTYGSKAVWKVSVEKIYTVGVMPCTAKIFEAFRPEFNSAGRYHKNEAMRDVDAVLTTRDLAEVFRRLNIDFMNLPEERFPKDFMWYSGGATIFGVSGGVMEAAVRFAFHVLSGKSPSPTSMEWEFQDVRGLTNPIVRATLTIPLRPEYQKVFNAKEYKFKVCTINGIGCDGAHLKPVLEEVLKGKSPYHFIEVMTCPGGCINGGGQPKPSMSMGFIQKMLYKLAKA, encoded by the coding sequence ATGGTGGGCAAGGTTAGAACTTTTAAAGCAGAAAAAGGGATAACTCAAGATGTTGGAACTTATAGGAAAGGGGAACTTAAGGGTATCCTTAGGATTAATGAAGATTTATGCGTGGGATGTGACACCTGTAAGAGCGTCTGTCCTGCTAAAGCTATCAATGGTAATCTTGGAGAAAAGCATTCTATTGATTTTGATAGATGTATAATCTGTGGGCAGTGTTTGGTTAATTGTCCTTTTGATGCTATAGAACAGATGAGCTTTGTGGATGAGGTAGTAGGCAAGTTAAAGGACAAACAAACGAAGGTGGTTGCTATCATAGCTCCTGCAGTAAGAGTGGCCATAGCCGAGGAATTTGGGGCTAAACCTGGAACTTTAACCGTAGGAAAGCTTTGGAGAGCCCTTAAAAAGGCTGGTTTTGAGATTTACGATAATAATTTTGCAGCCGACCAGACTATTTTAGAAGAAGGAACCGAGCTTTTAGCAAGAATTGCCGCCCATGCTGGATTAAAAAAACTTCCTGTTTTTCTTTGGGATAAAAAAATAGAACTTGATGTAGAGGAGTTTAAGCATAAACCACTACCTCAATTTACTTCTTGTTGCCCTGGTTGGGTAAGGTATGCAGAAATTTACTATCCTGATCTTTTGCCTTATCTTTCGAGCTGTAAGTCTCCTCAGCAGATGGCAGGAGCAACCGCTAAGACTTATGGGTCTAAGGCTGTGTGGAAGGTTTCAGTCGAGAAGATCTATACTGTAGGGGTTATGCCTTGTACTGCTAAAATTTTTGAGGCTTTTAGACCTGAGTTTAATTCAGCAGGAAGGTACCATAAAAACGAAGCCATGAGAGACGTAGATGCTGTGCTTACTACAAGAGACCTTGCTGAGGTATTTAGACGGCTTAATATCGATTTTATGAATTTACCAGAAGAAAGGTTTCCTAAAGATTTTATGTGGTATTCAGGAGGAGCAACTATTTTTGGAGTAAGCGGAGGGGTGATGGAGGCGGCGGTTAGGTTTGCTTTTCATGTGCTTTCTGGAAAATCACCGTCTCCTACCTCTATGGAATGGGAATTCCAAGATGTAAGAGGGCTTACTAATCCTATTGTGAGAGCTACTCTGACCATACCTTTGAGGCCTGAATATCAAAAGGTTTTTAATGCTAAAGAGTATAAGTTTAAAGTGTGTACCATAAACGGTATTGGATGTGATGGAGCTCATTTGAAGCCTGTATTAGAAGAGGTGCTTAAAGGGAAAAGTCCATATCACTTTATAGAAGTAATGACTTGTCCTGGAGGTTGTATCAACGGAGGAGGGCAACCTAAACCCTCTATGAGTATGGGGTTTATACAAAAAATGCTTTATAAATTGGCTAAGGCTTAG
- a CDS encoding sulfite exporter TauE/SafE family protein produces the protein MRYKLKLSFYWILSLLFFMFFSKTLLAQPQESIIKPVTEVPLLKIELQVDKTTFKGDEKIKLTGKVPEGYRVNFIEITSKEKVQVSRLDRKDFKFYLSKEIPAFYQVWIADDYVAKIDKNGTVEEKPIKEIYQKYAQNKKWKIGEFLKESNANVAFITPVKEITQIDVWKTTVLRAIIGSRGIKLEPLTDKKEISKEAARLIQTRFRNFNKIFRLAQIKHNPDGTFEAEITIPGSAPKGEFTVLAVASKEVKSEPIKLIHDISFPTVYFPVAGTSTNVFGPLALAFIICTFGVIMGAGGGFILNPLLILIYGLPHGVVAGSVMPTVLFSQASGIYNYSKIGFINWKLGIGVGIFMLLGGFIGPLLNQFVTLDEYKFIFGIILLILAVLLVWQTTPGYLEKNKKERAILQEYMKRAKEAKEKKSN, from the coding sequence ATGCGGTACAAGCTTAAGCTAAGTTTTTACTGGATACTCTCGCTTTTATTTTTTATGTTTTTCTCTAAAACCCTTCTTGCTCAGCCGCAGGAAAGTATTATCAAACCTGTGACTGAGGTACCACTTTTAAAAATTGAATTACAGGTTGATAAAACCACTTTTAAAGGTGATGAAAAAATCAAACTTACAGGAAAGGTGCCTGAAGGCTACAGGGTAAACTTTATCGAGATTACCTCTAAGGAAAAGGTTCAAGTAAGTAGACTTGATAGAAAGGATTTTAAATTTTACTTAAGTAAAGAAATACCAGCTTTTTATCAAGTTTGGATTGCCGATGACTATGTGGCTAAAATAGACAAAAATGGAACAGTAGAAGAAAAACCGATAAAAGAAATTTATCAGAAATATGCACAGAACAAAAAATGGAAAATCGGAGAATTTTTAAAGGAAAGTAATGCTAACGTAGCCTTTATTACTCCTGTGAAAGAAATTACACAAATCGACGTTTGGAAAACCACGGTATTAAGGGCGATTATAGGCTCAAGAGGTATTAAGTTAGAACCCCTCACAGATAAAAAAGAAATAAGTAAAGAAGCTGCAAGATTAATTCAAACCAGGTTTAGAAATTTTAACAAAATCTTTAGACTTGCTCAAATCAAACATAACCCTGACGGAACCTTTGAGGCAGAAATAACCATTCCTGGGAGTGCTCCCAAAGGTGAATTTACCGTTTTAGCGGTAGCCAGCAAAGAAGTTAAAAGTGAGCCTATAAAATTAATCCATGATATCTCCTTTCCTACGGTTTATTTCCCTGTAGCTGGTACTTCTACTAATGTTTTTGGGCCTCTCGCCTTAGCTTTTATCATCTGTACTTTTGGAGTAATCATGGGAGCAGGTGGTGGGTTCATTTTAAACCCATTATTAATCCTTATTTATGGCTTACCTCACGGTGTAGTAGCTGGTTCAGTCATGCCTACTGTGCTTTTTAGCCAAGCTTCTGGTATTTACAACTATTCAAAAATTGGATTTATCAATTGGAAACTTGGAATCGGAGTAGGTATCTTTATGTTGCTTGGTGGATTTATAGGTCCTCTATTAAACCAGTTTGTTACGTTAGATGAATATAAATTTATCTTTGGTATTATATTGTTAATCTTAGCAGTCCTTCTTGTTTGGCAGACAACCCCAGGTTACTTAGAGAAGAACAAGAAAGAAAGAGCTATTCTTCAAGAATACATGAAACGTGCTAAAGAAGCTAAGGAAAAAAAATCTAATTAG
- a CDS encoding aspartate ammonia-lyase produces MFRKEKDFLGERLLPKEVYYGIHTLRALENFSLSEDKVHRELIWAIGLVKKACAFANKELGFLDEKKASAILQACSELSEGKFDDQILVHPLAGGAGTSFNMNVNEVIANRALEILGYAKGQYEIIHPIEVVNLNQSTNDVFPTSIKVAVLKLLKELAQEVALLQGEFQKKEKEYAKVLKVGRTEMQDACPVTVGQEFGAWAEALNRDWWRLNKAIERVRQVNLGGTAVGTGLNCPRDFVEIAIEKLREFTGLPVAKAENLFEATQNVDTLCEVSGFLKTLASNLIKIAGDIRFLSSGPKAGIGEIKLPALQPGSSIMPGKVNPVIPEMVAQVAIKAIALDHAITLGCSLGHLELNPFLPLISHELITSLRLLKSCCQNFRERCIAGISVDEERCKELFEKSACVITAFSPYLGYEVCAEIYQEAIRTGKRVEDLLVEKGYFVEEELKIIVQPQELTTPGVAGLEKIKEYVLKNQRRDKQCF; encoded by the coding sequence TTGTTTAGAAAAGAAAAAGATTTTTTAGGAGAAAGACTTCTTCCTAAAGAAGTTTATTATGGTATCCATACCTTAAGAGCTTTAGAAAATTTTTCTCTTTCTGAAGATAAGGTTCATAGAGAACTTATCTGGGCTATAGGTTTAGTAAAAAAAGCTTGTGCTTTTGCAAACAAAGAGCTTGGTTTTTTAGACGAAAAAAAAGCCTCTGCTATTTTACAGGCATGTAGTGAACTTTCTGAAGGAAAGTTTGACGATCAAATTTTGGTTCACCCTTTGGCTGGAGGTGCGGGGACATCATTTAACATGAATGTTAACGAAGTAATAGCCAACCGTGCCCTTGAAATTCTTGGTTATGCTAAAGGACAATATGAAATTATCCATCCCATAGAGGTAGTAAATCTTAATCAATCTACTAATGATGTTTTTCCTACCAGTATAAAGGTAGCGGTTTTAAAACTTTTAAAAGAGTTAGCTCAAGAAGTAGCTCTTCTACAAGGAGAGTTTCAGAAAAAAGAAAAAGAGTACGCTAAGGTATTAAAAGTAGGTAGGACAGAAATGCAAGATGCTTGTCCGGTAACGGTGGGACAAGAATTTGGTGCCTGGGCTGAAGCTTTAAATAGGGACTGGTGGAGGCTTAACAAAGCCATAGAAAGGGTTAGACAGGTTAATTTAGGTGGGACAGCGGTAGGAACGGGGTTAAACTGCCCAAGAGATTTTGTAGAAATAGCCATAGAAAAGTTAAGAGAATTTACCGGGCTTCCGGTAGCGAAAGCAGAAAACCTATTTGAGGCTACTCAAAATGTAGACACTCTGTGTGAAGTTTCAGGCTTTTTAAAAACTTTAGCATCAAATCTTATAAAGATAGCAGGAGACATAAGATTTTTATCTTCTGGACCCAAGGCAGGAATAGGAGAAATAAAACTACCGGCTTTACAACCGGGATCTTCTATCATGCCAGGAAAGGTAAATCCAGTTATTCCTGAGATGGTAGCCCAAGTTGCTATAAAAGCTATTGCTTTAGATCATGCTATAACCTTGGGATGTAGCCTTGGGCATTTAGAATTAAACCCCTTTTTACCTTTGATTTCTCATGAACTTATCACAAGTTTAAGGCTTTTAAAAAGTTGTTGCCAAAATTTTAGAGAAAGATGCATAGCAGGTATAAGCGTTGATGAAGAAAGATGTAAAGAATTGTTTGAAAAAAGTGCTTGTGTGATTACTGCTTTTTCACCTTATTTGGGATATGAAGTTTGTGCTGAAATTTATCAAGAAGCTATTAGGACAGGTAAAAGGGTAGAGGATTTACTTGTAGAGAAGGGCTATTTTGTTGAGGAAGAACTTAAGATAATAGTTCAGCCTCAGGAGCTTACTACCCCTGGGGTTGCAGGATTAGAAAAAATAAAAGAATACGTTTTAAAAAATCAGCGGAGGGATAAGCAATGTTTTTAA